DNA from Ziziphus jujuba cultivar Dongzao chromosome 2, ASM3175591v1:
TCCAACCCCAATTCTATCCTAAGCCCTAATCGTTAAGCTCTGACCCTTGAACACtgtgtttgtgtttttgctTTATGTGTTATCTCCCTTAAGCTGATATCTCAGCATTTTAATGAAACTCTGAGACAGTCAGTAATCGTGTATCTTAAGTCCTAACAATTAGGCCGTAGATTTTGATTTATGTCCTATATCTCTTATGCTGGTATTTCAGTGTTGTATTGGAAGTCTGTGATGGTTAGTTATGGTGAATACCttcaataattttcttaaaattcaatgaaaaagtAATCATCAATATGATAAATCAGTGATAGTATGTCAAGGGTTTAGATCATCAATATAGGAAATTTAACTTGAAAAATAATCAGTTAATAGAGCTCCAAACTTGAAAACTTTGGTTTGGTATTTAGCATGCTAATGATTTTGAAATGCGACTGAATCACTTTAATGCTTTTTTTCCTGTTATATTCTCTCTTCAGAATACTAGGGAAACAGCCCATGCAATTCGCAAGCTGCCTTTGGCCAAGGCTAAAAGGTATTTGGAGGATGTTTTGGCTCACAAGCAAGCCATTCCATTCCGTCGCTTTTGTGGTGGGGTAGGAAGAACTGCACAGGCAAAGAACCGCCACTCAAATGGACAAGGACGCTGGCCTGTCAAATCTGCAAAGTTTATTCTGGACTTGCTGAAGAATGCTGAGAGTAATGCAGAGGTATGTTTTATTCTGATTTACTTGTGTTATTGTGGCTTAAGACTGTTTACTGATCATATGTATGTTCTGTTAATACATCCTATTCTCTAGGTGAAAGGTTTGGATGTGGATGCACTTCACATATCCCACATTCAGGTAAACCAGGCTCAAAAGCAAAGGCGCCGTACATACCGTGCTCATGGAAGAATCAATCGTGAGTGCTTTGTCTGTTGCTATGTTAAATATAGTTTcacctctttttatttttatttttttccatttctttccccctttttttttttttttttgggtgaaatatgTAGTGGTGACATTAATTTGTCTTGCAGCTTACATGTCATCCCCATGCCATATTGAGTTGATTTTATCAGAAAAGGAAGAGCCTGTCAGGAAAGAGGTAAATGTAACttttaaaaaacgaaaaaaaaaaaaattataagtattGGATATGAGTAACCGTTGTTTTTGAATTATTCATTTAACTTGTAATTTCCTGAAGCTTGTATGTTGAGGTACATAACAGCATGttgattattttgttttctttgcagCCTGAGAGTCAGTTGGCTTCTAGGAAACCAGAAAAGAATCGATCTCTACGCAGTGGTGCTTCTTCTTAAACAGCCAAAGAACCAATTTAGAGtcttaattcaagttttgttttAATTCTGTGCTGTGTCAAAACCTCACTCTTGTTTTTTCTGAGACATTTTTGTACTCTTGTTCTGGTGTTTTCTTTTGCACTTGACAGTGTAGTATGATATTTTTGTGCAATGAATTTCCTTGTCAACCTCATTGTCTGCGTAAGTAAACGGCACTAgttttagaatttaaatatgGGATAAAGAAAATAAGCTAGAAGCAGAAACCAAAAACCTGTTAAAGGTTGTGAGGTGATGAAATATATTGGAAATTTAACATGTCGAAAATTAAAGAATGGCTGCTTTCAATGTAGGAGCAGACCCAGCAGGGGTCTGATAGTTTCTACCATGCtaattttatttgatcaaaATAACTAAATGAGGTCAAATAGAGAACGCAAGAAGTGGTCCGGCAATCACTGTGACATTCACCATTGAAAAGCTTTGATATTCCTATTGTTGTTTCTTACATGAAAACCTCTACAATGTTTTACAACTCCACAAGGTTATTGTAATAAAACGTTGAATCATTGATTCATTCTTGCAATGGTATTACAATGTATGTAAACCCGGAAGATTTCATAGAAAAAAAGAACTTCAAGGCTGCACAGCCTCCAGAAGTTTCTCGTAAACCTGTCTGGCAGACAAATCTTCAACCTGAAACAAGCAATGTATAACAAATTGGTATTCAAAAAACATAGACATCTCCAGTTGTTTTTAAGATAATAGGATAAGGCTAAAATAGATGCATGTCTTTTCATTCTTATTGATTAAGATACGCAAATTGCAAGGGTTAACAGACTCCAAAAAAGTGATAATGGTTGAATATCGAAGAGGAATTAATAGATAGAAAACCAGTAATAAAAGGATATAGATGGGATTTgatttttcaaactcaccacAAGGAGTTTTGATTTGTTATTCCATCCTCTCTGAAGAGTCATCTGGCTCAGTCTGAGACCCAACACCTGTTTGAAAAGCGAATGCATCAAGGATTTTTTAAACTTAAGCAATGTAAAAGTTGCAGGGAACACAGGCCAGGACAAACAGGAAATGGACTGTACCCCAGTACAATAGCCAATAATGAATATGATTAAGATGTCTACCTTGCCCATGAACTCCAAAAGTTCATTGTTAGCTTCTCCGCGGGCTGCAGGAGCAGCTACACTAACTCGGACATCATCAGCATTCACTCCTAGCATAaggaaaaaacacaaaatgtcTAAAAATGCAACCCTGATAGTCAAGAAAATACACAAATGTTATTGAACAAGAAACATGTTAAgacaataaaactaaaataagagTGAAAAGTACAAGCTGATCAGTTTTTCTTTTGGACATTACAAAATCAGTACTAGGTTTGTTAAACTGTTTATTTGTTTGAGTGCCTTGTCTGTGTTGAACTTCAACATGTAAGCATCTGTAAGTTCATGTGCTCACACAGATAAATAATCATCTTTTGTCTAGGAGATAATATGTTCTCTAAAAAAAGCTCTTTCCTTTGTTTTCATATAGTGGAAGAAGGGCTAAAGATTACTAGCAAATCTAGTAAGTCCATTAAATAAGATAACAGATAAAGaaactatattttcttttacttgtGATTGCTGAGCGCTGTGCACGGTCTTCCACTTCTATAGCCACTTGAACCAGTCCTCCTTCTAACTGCGATATGCAGGGTGGCACAGGGGCATCCTACAACACATcaaatatggaaattttaacAGTGTGGATTATCTGTAATGTTCATAACTTGAAAAGGGTATCAAATGTGAATATAATATGTCCAAACCATGTTATCAAACA
Protein-coding regions in this window:
- the LOC107418003 gene encoding large ribosomal subunit protein uL22y, coding for MVKYSREPGNHTKSCKARGSDLRVHFKNTRETAHAIRKLPLAKAKRYLEDVLAHKQAIPFRRFCGGVGRTAQAKNRHSNGQGRWPVKSAKFILDLLKNAESNAEVKGLDVDALHISHIQVNQAQKQRRRTYRAHGRINPYMSSPCHIELILSEKEEPVRKEPESQLASRKPEKNRSLRSGASS